A single Acropora palmata chromosome 5, jaAcrPala1.3, whole genome shotgun sequence DNA region contains:
- the LOC141881121 gene encoding serine/threonine-protein kinase Nek8-like isoform X1, whose protein sequence is MENYEKIKSIGRGAYGTVYLCRRIPDGCLFIIKQIPVEEMSKDERQAAMNEVKVLAMLKHPNIIAYWDSFFEEKALMIVMEYAQGGTMYNFLEERKGRLLDEEEIIRLFVQIVVAMHHVHQKSILHRDLKTQNILLNKTRKVVKIGDFGISKILSSKSKANSVIGTPCYISPELCEGKPYNQKSDIWALGCVLYELATLNRAFEASNLPALVLKIMKGNFIPISERYSEELKNLILSMLQIDQAKRPTLPQIMAQPLLVNALFNLRTDIGRVPCNRTPRPMVGIAGEHNECAQIGCPVIHYTHLLLIYIFVAAIPPSRSRSSSGSRMTGSQMYRTSSLNSASGIFDGLPDLSSFSTKPPEAQYVVYLWGEGINTPFKLMLPQHDSDVVQVASGRTLKTGVTGGGRMILWYSNQKEADIYNPDLSSNKDKMLEDLWVPRFLEGQSAATIVQVSCGDMFAACLTDRGILMTFGSGMHGSLGHGNFNDVIKAKIVEALIGSEVSQVSCGSAHVMIVTADHELFSWGRGDNGRLGLGNQQSHALPQPVALEPGFTAKAVKCGVDCSFVLTQNDRLLACGSNRCNKLALDYGGDETLDESHTLTPITEPLVTAEPVKSVTMGTSHTAILTIGGKCLTFGSNSFGQLGYERERTSRQPRIVEALKGKELTFVSCGDTFTVAVSNDKEIYSWGKGTRGRLGQPSDEDCFVPKSVILPMKLKVLSISSSHSVTMLCGKVL, encoded by the exons ATGGAAAATTACGAGAAAATTAAGAGTATAGGGCGCGGAGCTTACGGAACGGTGTATCTCTGTCGAAGAATTCCCGATGGGTGTCTTTTTATTATCAAGCAAATTCCAGTCGAGGAAATGAGTAAAGACGAAAGACAGGCTGCTATGAACGAAGTTAAAGTGTTGGCCATGTTAAAACACCCTAATATTATCGCTTATTGGGATAgcttttttgaagaaaaggcGTTAATGATCGTCATGGAATACGCCCAGGGAGGAACTATGTACAACTTTTTGGAAGAGCGTAAAGGCAGACTTTTAGACGAGGAAGAAATCATTCGACTCTTCGTGCAGATTGTGGTGGCGATGCATCACGTTCACCAAAAAAGTATCCTTCACAGAGATCTGAAAACTCAGAATATCCTTCTAAACAAGACCAGAAAAGTTGTCAAGATTGGAGATTTTGGCATTTCCAAGATACTTAGTAGCAAGAGTAAAGCGAACTCGGTTATAGGTACACCATGTTATATTTCGCCTGAACTGTGTGAAGGCAAGCCGTATAATCAGAAGAGTGATATTTGGGCTTTAGGCTGTGTGCTTTATGAACTAGCTACACTTAACCGAGCATTTGAAGCTTCCAATTTGCCCGCATTGGTGTTAAAAATCATGAAAGGGAATTTCATTCCTATTAGTGAAAGATACAGTGAAGAGTTAAAGAATCTTATTCTAAGCATGCTTCAGATTGACCAAGCCAAGAGGCCAACTCTTCCACAGATTATGGCACAGCCACTTTTGGTAAATGCATTGTTTAACCTGCGAACTGATATTGGAAGGGTGCCATGTAACAGGACACCGAGACCAATGGTTGGAATAGCTG GTGAACACAATGAATGTGCCCAAATTGGGTGTCCTGTAATTCACTACACACATTTACTATTGATTTACATTTTTGTAGCTGCTATACCTCCATCTCGTTCACGATCTTCAAGTGGAAGTCGAATGACAGGTTCTCAAATGTACCGGACAAGTTCATTAAACTCAGCTTCTGGGATTTTTGATGGTCTCCCAGACCTGTCATCCTTTTCTACCAAACCACCAGAAGCCCAGTATGTGGTATATCTTTGGGGTGAGGGTATCAACACTCCCTTTAAGCTAATGCTTCCACAACATGACTCTGATGTTGTGCAAGTTGCCTCAGGCAGAACATTGAAAACTGGTGTTACTGGTGGGGGTCGCATGATTCTTTGGTATTCCAACCAAAAAGAAGCAGACATTTACAATCCAGACTTGTCATCAAATAAGGACAAAATGTTGGAGGACTTGTGGGTACCAAGATTTCTTGAAGGCCAGTCTGCAGCAACAATAGTGCAGGTATCCTGTGGAGATATGTTTGCAGCCTGCCTGACAG ATCGGGGAATTCTCATGACATTTGGAAGTGGAATGCATGGTTCCTTGGGGCATGGAAACTTCAATGATGTTATCAAAGCTAAAATTGTGGAAGCTTTAATTGGAAGTGAAGTTAGCCAG GTGTCCTGTGGTTCAGCCCATGTGATGATTGTAACAGCTGACCACGAACTTTTTTCCTGGGGTCGAGGGGACAATGGTCGCTTGGGGCTTGGAAATCAGCAATCGCATGCATTGCCACAGCCAGTGGCACTAGAACCAGGCTTCACGGCAAAAGCCGTGAAGTGTGGAGTGGACTGTTCCTTTGTATTGACTCAAAATGACAGATTGTTAGCTTGTGGAAGCAACAGATGTAACAAGTTAGCATTAGATTATGGTGGCGACGAGACACTTGATGAATCGCATACCTTGACGCCAATCACCGAGCCATTAGTGACAGCTGAACCTGTGAAATCCGTAACCATGGGAACATCACACACCGCAATCCTAACGATAGGTGGAAAATGCCTGACGTTTGGATCCAACTCCTTTGGGCAGCTTGGCTATGAGCGCGAGAGAACATCTCGCCAACCTCGTATCGTTGAAGCCTTGAAGGGCAAAGAGTTGACTTTTGTGTCCTGTGGCGATACTTTCACCGTCGCAGTAAGCAATGACAAGGAAATTTACTCGTGGGGTAAAGGGACACGTGGTCGGCTTGGTCAGCCCTCAGATGAGGATTGTTTCGTACCCAAGTCTGTCATTTTACCCATGAAACTGAAAGTGCTTTCTATTTCGTCCAGCCATAGTGTCACAATGTTATGTGGGAAGGTGCTTTGA
- the LOC141881121 gene encoding serine/threonine-protein kinase Nek8-like isoform X2, with translation MENYEKIKSIGRGAYGTVYLCRRIPDGCLFIIKQIPVEEMSKDERQAAMNEVKVLAMLKHPNIIAYWDSFFEEKALMIVMEYAQGGTMYNFLEERKGRLLDEEEIIRLFVQIVVAMHHVHQKSILHRDLKTQNILLNKTRKVVKIGDFGISKILSSKSKANSVIGTPCYISPELCEGKPYNQKSDIWALGCVLYELATLNRAFEASNLPALVLKIMKGNFIPISERYSEELKNLILSMLQIDQAKRPTLPQIMAQPLLVNALFNLRTDIGRVPCNRTPRPMVGIAAAIPPSRSRSSSGSRMTGSQMYRTSSLNSASGIFDGLPDLSSFSTKPPEAQYVVYLWGEGINTPFKLMLPQHDSDVVQVASGRTLKTGVTGGGRMILWYSNQKEADIYNPDLSSNKDKMLEDLWVPRFLEGQSAATIVQVSCGDMFAACLTDRGILMTFGSGMHGSLGHGNFNDVIKAKIVEALIGSEVSQVSCGSAHVMIVTADHELFSWGRGDNGRLGLGNQQSHALPQPVALEPGFTAKAVKCGVDCSFVLTQNDRLLACGSNRCNKLALDYGGDETLDESHTLTPITEPLVTAEPVKSVTMGTSHTAILTIGGKCLTFGSNSFGQLGYERERTSRQPRIVEALKGKELTFVSCGDTFTVAVSNDKEIYSWGKGTRGRLGQPSDEDCFVPKSVILPMKLKVLSISSSHSVTMLCGKVL, from the exons ATGGAAAATTACGAGAAAATTAAGAGTATAGGGCGCGGAGCTTACGGAACGGTGTATCTCTGTCGAAGAATTCCCGATGGGTGTCTTTTTATTATCAAGCAAATTCCAGTCGAGGAAATGAGTAAAGACGAAAGACAGGCTGCTATGAACGAAGTTAAAGTGTTGGCCATGTTAAAACACCCTAATATTATCGCTTATTGGGATAgcttttttgaagaaaaggcGTTAATGATCGTCATGGAATACGCCCAGGGAGGAACTATGTACAACTTTTTGGAAGAGCGTAAAGGCAGACTTTTAGACGAGGAAGAAATCATTCGACTCTTCGTGCAGATTGTGGTGGCGATGCATCACGTTCACCAAAAAAGTATCCTTCACAGAGATCTGAAAACTCAGAATATCCTTCTAAACAAGACCAGAAAAGTTGTCAAGATTGGAGATTTTGGCATTTCCAAGATACTTAGTAGCAAGAGTAAAGCGAACTCGGTTATAGGTACACCATGTTATATTTCGCCTGAACTGTGTGAAGGCAAGCCGTATAATCAGAAGAGTGATATTTGGGCTTTAGGCTGTGTGCTTTATGAACTAGCTACACTTAACCGAGCATTTGAAGCTTCCAATTTGCCCGCATTGGTGTTAAAAATCATGAAAGGGAATTTCATTCCTATTAGTGAAAGATACAGTGAAGAGTTAAAGAATCTTATTCTAAGCATGCTTCAGATTGACCAAGCCAAGAGGCCAACTCTTCCACAGATTATGGCACAGCCACTTTTGGTAAATGCATTGTTTAACCTGCGAACTGATATTGGAAGGGTGCCATGTAACAGGACACCGAGACCAATGGTTGGAATAGCTG CTGCTATACCTCCATCTCGTTCACGATCTTCAAGTGGAAGTCGAATGACAGGTTCTCAAATGTACCGGACAAGTTCATTAAACTCAGCTTCTGGGATTTTTGATGGTCTCCCAGACCTGTCATCCTTTTCTACCAAACCACCAGAAGCCCAGTATGTGGTATATCTTTGGGGTGAGGGTATCAACACTCCCTTTAAGCTAATGCTTCCACAACATGACTCTGATGTTGTGCAAGTTGCCTCAGGCAGAACATTGAAAACTGGTGTTACTGGTGGGGGTCGCATGATTCTTTGGTATTCCAACCAAAAAGAAGCAGACATTTACAATCCAGACTTGTCATCAAATAAGGACAAAATGTTGGAGGACTTGTGGGTACCAAGATTTCTTGAAGGCCAGTCTGCAGCAACAATAGTGCAGGTATCCTGTGGAGATATGTTTGCAGCCTGCCTGACAG ATCGGGGAATTCTCATGACATTTGGAAGTGGAATGCATGGTTCCTTGGGGCATGGAAACTTCAATGATGTTATCAAAGCTAAAATTGTGGAAGCTTTAATTGGAAGTGAAGTTAGCCAG GTGTCCTGTGGTTCAGCCCATGTGATGATTGTAACAGCTGACCACGAACTTTTTTCCTGGGGTCGAGGGGACAATGGTCGCTTGGGGCTTGGAAATCAGCAATCGCATGCATTGCCACAGCCAGTGGCACTAGAACCAGGCTTCACGGCAAAAGCCGTGAAGTGTGGAGTGGACTGTTCCTTTGTATTGACTCAAAATGACAGATTGTTAGCTTGTGGAAGCAACAGATGTAACAAGTTAGCATTAGATTATGGTGGCGACGAGACACTTGATGAATCGCATACCTTGACGCCAATCACCGAGCCATTAGTGACAGCTGAACCTGTGAAATCCGTAACCATGGGAACATCACACACCGCAATCCTAACGATAGGTGGAAAATGCCTGACGTTTGGATCCAACTCCTTTGGGCAGCTTGGCTATGAGCGCGAGAGAACATCTCGCCAACCTCGTATCGTTGAAGCCTTGAAGGGCAAAGAGTTGACTTTTGTGTCCTGTGGCGATACTTTCACCGTCGCAGTAAGCAATGACAAGGAAATTTACTCGTGGGGTAAAGGGACACGTGGTCGGCTTGGTCAGCCCTCAGATGAGGATTGTTTCGTACCCAAGTCTGTCATTTTACCCATGAAACTGAAAGTGCTTTCTATTTCGTCCAGCCATAGTGTCACAATGTTATGTGGGAAGGTGCTTTGA
- the LOC141881123 gene encoding uncharacterized protein LOC141881123: MTPNCSYLNSMNLYVIFVGITGFCLNIFTGIVCCTKIRKQGLQSSKDVLFISLVLMDVLTVSVPLPIYLSMFEACSNGQPTNLMERSTICEIFYLMFVWLKLSSLFVITTLNYSSYLAITAKGIYRSLGETLSASMACSRHRQNHGEKKKSVIVIANLVVGIAIVAFTIASFPYVGLGPDGVSALLKDDSRSNSSISKFMCSLDRFSYPKKSKEYTFLFAVLMNSAACCLLQVVHNILSFFSCVTSSFRDVSTSCASTTFAIYNRRIGQEREFAKLICVLGVSFHLTWIPVMVAIGCIMSGSLVSIELSQYVIAASLLPPCLDPVFFAIFLTDFREVSMVVLNFLPGKLIRLFKECGLLFKKPKKIITTSTTVSLPSEGGRQVKDNEKTNEL, translated from the exons ATGACGCCAAATTGCTCATATTTAAATTCTATGAACTTATACGTGATTTTTGTCGGTATAACAGGATTCTGTTTAAACATCTTCACCGGAATTGTGTGTTGCACGAAGATTCGTAAACAAGGTCTTCAAAGCAGCAAggatgttttgtttatttctcttGTTCTGATGGATGTTCTTACAGTCTCCGTTCCGTTGCCAATTTATTTGTCGATGTTCGAGGCTTGCTCCAATGGTCAGCCGACGAACTTAATGGAGAGGTCAACGATCTGTGAGATTTTCTACCTAATGTTCGTGTGGTTGAAGCTATCTTCGTTGTTTGTGATAACGACCTTGAATTACTCTTCCTATCTCGCCATAACGGCGAAAGGAATTTATCGAAGCTTGGGGGAAACCTTATCAGCTTCGATGGCTTGTTCCAGACATCGACAGAATCatggagaaaagaaaaagtcagTCATTGTGATTGCAAATCTGGTTGTTGGGATTGCTATCGTTGCTTTCACAATCGCTTCGTTTCCTTACGTTGGTCTCGGTCCAGATGGTGTCTCCGCGCTGTTAAAGGACGATTCACGTTCAAATTCAAGCATCAGCAAATTCATGTGCTCTCTAGATCGATTCAGCTATCCGAAGAAGAGCAAAGAATACACATTTCTATTCGCCGTGCTCATGAATAGTGCAGCTTGTTGTCTGCTACAGGTTGTGCATAATATTTTGAGCTTCTTCAGTTGTGTGACATCTTCATTCCGTGATGTCTCGACCTCGTGTGCGTCCACAACTTTTGCGATTTACAACCGAAGAATAGGACAAGAGAGAGAATTTGCCAAACTGATCTGCGTGTTGGGTGTAAGTTTCCATTTGACTTGGATACCAGTCATG GTTGCTATTGGCTGTATAATGTCAGGCTCCCTGGTTTCTATTGAACTCTCCCAATACGTCATAGCTGCCTCGTTATTGCCACCATGCCTCGACCCAGTTTTCTTTGCTATCTTTCTGACGGATTTCAGAGAGGTCTCTATGGTCGTGTTAAACTTCCTTCCTGGTAAACTCATCCGACTGTTTAAAG agTGTGgacttttgtttaaaaaaccCAAGAAGATAATTACAACCTCCACAACGGTTTCCCTGCCTTCAGAGGGTGGACGTCAAGTTAAAGACAACGAAAAGACAAATGAACTTTAA
- the LOC141881122 gene encoding coiled-coil domain-containing protein 13-like, with protein MRILRKARDEEKRALAGTGVAADTAASRIMELSKKNRELTADLESERSKVRKLAKKSQEMERELMSSPASGAQKQRTDSEKDSSESTVLQEKLNQANNKVAEFRNQCDKLKKDLKVAHKVLAKEVGEGFNIGSLLNDSSGWRGRQQQITSLQNKVSELKGQLSQVVRSGSATSNNIFLRSAIISSPSSAPSQYDEKHRSALKKMEKDRKDAHEKTQSELVNLEQEHTKLQQKHDAAKARNKVLASELKGLKAQVQTLLEKGSHDDELIAALMREQQQLKSVASKKGPASLVTTPQFEALTKDLKQTCQERDIRIQQLEQELAKVTLELKTTTEKYREFAERESKSVACSTEDLLTTDESARRSTQYYGFAAQENRSAFANDLIEDPRGPRPQSTEYFGPQNNGYEMHRKQEAPEGPVRNQTPSVCGSPARRNVLSRASVQGLSGKSSAQGYQLPPTPPSAGRGSRGRRNSAGGSEEIQLLRSQIQESKSLCQAAEVERDRLLELVSVLQRRLDEAKNCELEATNKWQQERRQVAHIEKKMNKIQSGQGVAKGKAKGYSSASGMQDSRAKMTDDLEELSTRLAIQTDENDALKEALNSTLRAKEEDLKYYQEMIEQTKKIFLQGLWQFRQNSAPS; from the exons ATGAGGATTTTGCGCAAAGCCAGAGATGAAGAGAAAAGAGCTTTGGCTG GTACTGGTGTTGCTGCAGACACTGCTGCTAGTAGAATCATGGAACTGTCCAAGAAAAACAGGGAGCTTACAGCAGACCTGGAAAGTGAGCGGAGTAAAGTGCGTAAGTTGGCAAAGAAATCACAAGAAATGGAGAGAGAG TTAATGTCTTCGCCGGCAAGTGGTGCTCAGAAGCAAAGAACTGATTCAGAAAAG gaTTCTTCAGAAAGCACAGTTCTTCAAGAGAAATTGAaccaagcaaacaacaaaGTTGCAGAGTTCAGAAATCAGTGTGACAAGCTAAAGAAGGATTTGAAAGTTGCACATAAG GTTCTTGCAAAAGAAGTTGGTGAAGGTTTTAACATAGGTTCTTTGCTGAATGACTCAAGTGGTTGGAGAGGAAGACAACAGCAGATTACCTCGCTTCAGAATAAA GTGTCAGAGTTGAAAGGCCAGTTATCTCAGGTAGTTCGAAGCGGTTCAGCAACCTCAAATAACATTTTTCTCAGATCAGCAATAATATCATCGCCGTCATCTGCGCCATCACAATATGATGAAAAGCATCGTTCCGCGCTGAAGAAGATGGAAAAAGACCGTAAGGACGCGCATGAG AAAACGCAGTCTGAGCTTGTGAACTTAGAACAAGAACACACCAAGTTGCAACAGAAACACGATGCCGCTAAAGCTCGCAATAAGGTGTTGGCAAGCGAATTAAAAGGACTGAAAGCTCAAGTACAAACACTGCTGGAGAAAGGCTCTCATGACGACGAACTTATTGCTGCTCTCATG AGAGAACAGCAACAACTGAAAAGTGTCGCAAGCAAAAAAGGACCAGCCTCTCTTGTGACCACACCCCAATTTGAAGCGCTGACGAAAGACCTGAAGCAAACGTGCCAAGAACGCGATATACGGATACAACAGTTAGAGCAAGAACTTGCCAAGGTAACGCTAGAGCTTAAAACCACGACAGAAAAATATAGAGAATTTGCTGAACGGGAGAGCAAATCGGTAGCGTGTAGTACGGAGGATTTGCTGACGACTGATGAGAGCGCCAGACGAAGCACACAGTATTATGGATTTGCTGCACAAGAAAATAGGTCTGCGTTCGCCAATGATTTAATAGAAGACCCAAGAGGACCTCGCCCCCAAAGTACCGAGTATTTTGGACCTCAAAATAACGGATACGAAATGCATAGAAAACAGGAGGCACCTGAGGGACCTGTTAGGAACCAGACACCTTCCGTCTGCGGTAGTCCAGCCAGGCGGAATGTTCTATCACGCGCAAGCGTACAAGGTCTATCTGGAAAGAGCTCTGCTCAGGGGTATCAGTTGCCGCCAACCCCTCCGAGTGCAGGACGAGGAAGCCGTGGCCGAAGAAATAGTGCTGGGGGAAG CGAGGAAATACAGCTGTTACGAAGCCAAATTCAGGAAAGTAAGTCTTTGTGCCAGGCTGCCGAGGTCGAAAGAGATCGTTTGCTGGAGTTGGTCTCAGTTCTCCAGAGGAG ACTAGATGAAGCCAAAAACTGTGAGTTGGAGGCTACCAACAAATGGCAACAGGAGAGACGACAGGTGGCGCacatagaaaagaaaatgaacaaaattcaatCTGGACAAGGTGTGGCTAAAGGAAAGGCAAAGGGGTACAGTTCAGCGAGTGGAATGCAGGACAGTCGAGCCAAGATGACAGATGACTTAGAAGAACTGTCAACCAG ACTTGCCATTCAAACAGACGAAAACGACGCTTTGAAGGAAGCTTTGAACTCTACACTTAGAGCAAAGGAGGAGGACTTGAAATATTACCAAGAAATGATAGAGCAAAcgaaaaagatatttttacaAGGACTGTGGCAGTTCAGGCAGAACTCGGCACCCAGCTAG